TCATATCCATGATTCTTAGCTTCAATCATAAAATGAGTTGCATAACAGGTTCCCCATGAATGAGGATTACTGTTTCCAGGCCAATATCCCATTGCACCAATTGCTGTCTGATATGTTGGATAACGATCAAATACAGATTTTACATTATCTTTGATTTCGTTAATTTTATCTGGTGAAAGTTTTGCAAAATCTGAAATATAAAGTTGTGGGAATCCTCCTGAAGTAATCTGTTCAATACATCCATGTGGATACTGAATAAGATAATCAAGACGATTGTTAAGATTTATCTGTGGTAATGTAGAAAGTTCAACTTTTAAAGTTGCACCACCGCGTTCTGATGGTGTTTCTGTATTTACAGTTGTTGAACTACCAGCTTTTACAGTGAAACTCTTGCTGTAAACTACAGGTATACCTCTTGATTCAATTTCCATTGGAATTGTTGATTTTGAGGTATTCTTGTCATCTTTTACAACTGTTTCAAACAGAACATGGCCAGCTGCTTTAGTTTCAACAGTAAAGTTTACAACAATATTTCCATTTGCAGGAATATTAACTTTTTCTGTCTTAGCAAAGTTCATAATGCCTCGAGCAGAGAATGTAACTGTAATATTTTTATCAAAGTCTTCACCATTAAATATTGTTACAGGGACCTGAATAGTTTCATTTGTACCCATTGTTCTTGGCAATGCTGGTTGAGCCATAAGAGAAGATTTTACAGGAACTGATTTTTCTGCAGTTCCATAAGCACCGTTATTACCTGCAACAACAACTGCACGTACAGCACCAACATAGTAAGGCATTTCAAACTCAGTTGTTTTTGTTTCATTTGCTTTAACTGTAAATGGTCCAAAATATCTTACTACTGGAGCAAAACGGTTCTCATTATTCTTTGCATTATTAAGAATATCTTCCGAACCACCAATTGCAAGCAGTGTTTCAAGTTTTCCACTATATGCATTTATTACATAACGGTAGATATCCCAGTTTACAATTTCAGAAGCTTCTTTTTTATAGAATTCACTTCTAATTGCCGGTGCATGGTAATTTGTAAGACCAAGTAAGCCTTCATCAACAACTGCAAGTGTATAAGTCATTGGTCGTCCATTCTGTTCTGAAACAGTAAAGGATGCTTTCTTATTTGGTTCAAATGTATCTTGAGATTTAATTACCGGTGAAAGTTTTGTTAATGGATCATCTACCATTATAGGAATGATACCATACAATCTTACCGGAAGACTGTTTGCAGTCTGCATATGTGGCTGAATAAGAGAAAGGTGAACATAAGCATTAGGTGCCATGTCACTTGTAATAGGGAGTTTATAGATATTTGAGCCTTTTACAGTATCTATTCTCTGTGTTTTTATAATGTGGCCACCTTTTTCAATTGAAATATAAGCGCTTGCCTGTGCATTTGAAGTAAATGTAATTTCAGCATTTTCACCAGGTGTGTATGATGTTTTGCTTGCTGCAAGAGGAAGCATTGCGGCACTTCCTGTTCCACTTTCCTGGGCACGTCCTGCCCAGCCTGGCCAGTCAATGTAAACAATTTTTGCTGCACAATGGCCATAGTTTCCATCCCGAACTTCAAGAAGGTAACGACCCCATTCTGGATATTTTACATTGAACTTAAATGAGCCTTTTCCATTTTTTGTATATAATTGTCCTGATGCAATTTTACTGTAGTAACGTGATGAAACATGAGTTGCGCTTGTATATGCATCTTTTTCCCACCACCATTTCCAGTCAATTTTATAAAGTGTATAAGTGAGATTACTATCGTTTGCAGGTTTTCCTTCTGGTGTTAAAAGAACAACATCAACTGTATGATCTGTATCTGTAAGAAGCATGTTTCGAGTAGCATCACCCTTTGGTAATTTTATACCTACATATCGGTCATAAGGTGAGTATTCCATTGATGTTGATTGTGTAGAGAAGTTGCCGGAAGGTTCGTAAATTCTTGAAACAAAATTTGCACGTAATTTACCAGGCAGATTATTTCCAGCATTGAGCTGTGTATTAAATGATGCTTCTGAATCTGAGTTTAGTTTTCCAGACCAGATTTCCTTGCGGTTGAAATCAAAATCAGTTTCATAGTTAGTAAATACAAATTCAGAATATCCATCGAAATTTGTTTCTGCTTTTGAGAATGCCACTGATACATCAGCTTCGTAATTTGGAATTGAAGCTCCGTGCAGCCATGCACCTTTTAATGTGAATGAGTTATTATTCTTAGTCAAAACTTTCTGTGTAGTTTCAAGAGAAACTGCAAGTCTGTTTGGAACAATAGATTCAATGTTAAGATATTTTGACCATGTGTTTCCACCTATAGATACACGGCCTGTCCATAAACCTGTCGGTGCATCAGATGCAGTTTTAGTTGTAATAGGGTAGAAGTAATTTTCAGATTCTGTTAATAACTGAGTATCAGTTACACGTCCCATTGGATCAAGAAGTTCAAAGGTTACAGGTATATCTTTTGGTAAAGTTTTTGTAAGATCCTGTAGAACAAAAGTAAGGAAAAGACTGTCACCAGGTCTCCAGATTCCACGTTCTCCGTAGATAATTCCTTTAAGTCCTGTACCAGATTTTTCACCACCAATTTCAAAATGGCTTGTGCTTAAATTTGTTCCGGCAGAAATCTTTAAATAAGAAGTTTGTCTATTCTGTTTAGCAGTAATTACAAATGCATTTTTAATATTTCGAAGAATAAGATTACCATTACTGTCGGTTTTTCCTGCGCTGACAGTACTTCCAACATAATTATTTACTATAATATCTACATTTGGAAGTGGTTTTGCTGTTTTAATATCTGCTACAGTAATATAAAGTGTATTTGATGAATCTTTTTTAGCCATAATACCTAAATCAGAAACAAGAACGTTTCTTGAAATGGTATTTGCTGAATTATAGCTTGGAATATAAAAGGCTGGATGGTACGGATTGTTTTTATTTCTCCAGTAAGTACTTGTGTCTAATTTATTTTCCCAATAATCCCAGCTACTTTTTTCATTAGGAATAGAGTATTCTTCAATTGTATCTGGAGGCATTGGTAAGTCTGCATAGTCATCCATACCAGCTTGTCTATATTTAATTTGATCTCTTCTGAAAGAAACTCTTATGTGATACATTCCCTGTGGATATTTTTTTACAAGTTCAGAAAGTTCAAGTCCACGGGAAATATATTTATTCTGCATGGAATCATTCCAGTTGAAGTTGATTTTCTTTTCCCATACAGGTTCTCCAACTCTGAAAATTCTACTTGTACCATCAAGTTCATTGTCCTGAAGAAACTGATTAATGTTTCTTTCGTAAATTTGATAAACCTGAACAAGTACACCAGTAAGGTTTCTTGTTTCGATAGGTAATACTGAACCTTGTGTAGTTGGAAGAATTACATTTTGATTCATAAATCGAACTGATGGAAGTTCCCAATTTTCTGACAAAGAAATTTGAGATGCCTGTGCAAGATAAATTCCTTCAGAACTTTTTATTCCAGGTTCGAATGCTACAGTTTGAATATCTGACCAATTTGAGTCACTGAATAATGATAAGGTATTTCCATGAATTGAAGTTGAAAAATCTGTTTTCTTTTTTCCGTTTAAATCCAAAGTTCGTATAAAAGAAGCAATGTCCTGAGTTGAATCAAGTGCTTTTGAAAAACTAACAAGAATTACATTCTTTTTAGAATTATTGATATCAATAATAGAAAAGGCTGTTTTTGCAGGGAGTGAAATAATCTTCTTTCCTGAAGAAAGTTTTTCCTTTGTATTTGACATACCAAGGGCTTTTCCAGACCACTTTAATTCAAGGTCTTGAGCCTTATCTGATGTATTATCAATGTTAATTGCAAAATTCCATTTTTCAGGTGTATCGGTCTTTTTCCAATTTATTTCCTGATTTTGAAATTTCATCTTTGCATTAAGAATGGTTTTAATTTCTTTTTCAGAAACAGGAATATCTGTTGAAACATTTCCTGAAACTGTATAAGAAGAACCAGTTTCATTTAGTCTGACTTCATCAAAAGTTACTTCATATGATGGTTCTTCAACATAGAAATTTCTTTCATAAATTGAAGAGCCATCCTGGAAAAGCTTAGCAAGATCAGCTTTAAGTGTAAGTTTTGAATTACCTTTGTAAGGTTCATCTGGTATAAAAGTTGCTTTATTATCTGTATATTCCCAAACACCTTTTATTTTCGGAAAGAGCTCTACAGCATCTCCAATTGGACATTTAGGAGTTTCCATAAAACTTATAGAAACAGGAGTAAGCCGTCCAATTGTAAATGGCGAGATAAATTCAATATGTGAACTATCTGTAACGCTCTGGCTGTTATAGTTCGAATTGCGTGTGCAACCAATAAAAAGAAATGAAACAAACGTAATTAAATAGAATACCTTACTTTTCATATTAAAAATTATAATATGAAAATAAAATAAGTTCTATTAATATTTTATTTAAAATTTAATTACGTTAAATAAAAAAAAAGACTTGGTAAAACCAAGTCTCATAAAGTGGGCAGTGAGAGGATCGAACTCCCGACACCCTATAATCGGAAATCCGTTAAAAACAATTGCGAAAGCAATTGTTTAGGATTCTCCGATAAACGGGTAGGAGCGAACGGTAGTGAGCGACATCTGACAGAATGTCGGGAGAAATGAGATCCGGGAAAAATCAAAGAGCGTTAAACAAAAAAAAGACTTGGTAAAACCAAGTCTTATAAAGTGGGCAGTGAGAGGATCGAACTCCCGACATTCTGGGTGTAAACCAGACGCTCGTACCAGCTGAGCTAACTGCCCGAAACAACTGTTAGTTGATAATCAATTTATATCATTTATACGCATAAGTGTCAATATCGTTCACTAAAATAAATATAAAAAAACGGTAAATTTAGCCTTCTGTTAATGACGATGATTATAAAGTATGCTAATATGATTAGCATCGAATTTATTATTCGGGAGTTTTTGTTGAAAAAAGTATTTAATTCTGTAATCCTTATATTCTCATTTTTAATTCCTTTATTATACATATCATGCAGTAATACACAGGAATCAAAACTCGTATATACAGAAAATAATACAATTAAACAGAATGTAAAAGAAAAGGAACAGGACATTACCTGGACCATGGAACTTGAAGGCGAAAGACTAACAAAAAAAATCAACCGTGGTTCAATGCAGTTAGGTTCGGATGTTCCTTATACAAAAGACTTATATAAAATCTCAAAAACATATCAGCGACCTGTTTATCCTTCAATTGAGGATTTTGGAAGTCTTGATACAAGAGATTTACGTGTTTCAGTAAAAGAGAAGGTAAATACTTTTTGTACGGCTTTTGCATCTGAAGGGCATATTGGAGCTGATTCTTATTTCAGTAAAAAGTATATCTTTAATTATGTATTTTTCCTAAAAGACTTTGAAGAAGGCTGGATAAAATATTTCGGAAAATTAAAAACAAACAAATCTTCACCTTTTAAAAGATGGCTTTTCGGTGAACCTTTTAATGGTCCGGATTTTATTCAGATTCCTGTGCGTTTTTACGCAGACTGTGGTACAATAGATATGACAATGTTTCTTAATTCTTCTGGAAACAATGAATTCTACCAGATTACTATAGACAGGTGGCAAAAGTATGATGGAACACGACAAACTGACAGGAATTGAACGGGAACTGGTTCTTCAGTATCTCATTGATGGAAATGTTCCTGTAACCCTTACTCCAATTGAAGATAATATTTCATCTGATAAAGAAGACTTTGAAGGTGAAATCCGCTCCCTGACTTCTCAAATTTTTCCAGTAGCAATAAAAAGTGAGAATATGAAAGTAAAGAAGGATGGAATGATTCTTCTTGAAAATCCTGCCCAGGCTATAAAAAACTTTGCAAATAAAAAGGTAAAGGTTGAGTTCTATTTCAATAGAGTCGGCTTATATTTTATTTCCCCCGTAACAGTTACTAAAAAGGGCCTCACTCTTGCTATCCCTGATCAGATTGAACGCATTGCAGATATTGAAGAAGATTCAGATTATGATTTTTCTTCTGTGATTTATTTTGATTGCAAATCCCGCCGTGATTTAAATCTTAAGTGCATTCCAACAGAAGGTATTGAGCTCTTTGTTAGACCTGTATGGAAAATAATAGCATTGGAATATCAGAAAAAAGCAAAAGAGCTGTTAGAGCAATTTGTAGAACAGGCAAAACAGGAAAAAAATGCAGGAAATGGTATTCAGCTTATTCCAGTTTGTAAATATCTTTCAGAACCTCATAAAACCGGTCTGGAAGCAATGGAAAACAGAATAAAACCTTTTTCAATTCTATTTGTTGATCATGAGAGACTTGTTGTAGGAATGGAAACTTCTTCCTGTACTTTCTTTGAAAATGAAGAGTATGGAATTAAACTTTCTTTCTCAATAAAACGAGGTCCTATTCTTACAAGAGATATCTTTGTAACTAGCCTGGTAAATAAAATCTACCGCAGTGCAGACGGACTTTATTCCAGTGTTGATTTCCGTTATACAACACTTCAGGAAGAAGATTTACGCTTCCTCTATGAAAAGGCCACAAGTACTCTGTTTAATTAGTCTGCTGTTTTATTTGAGTTAGACTGCCGCGGATCATTTCCAAGGAAGATTGCAGCACCTTTCATATAATCAAGATTCTCACAGATAATCTTAATAATAACTGTAAGCGGTACTGCAAGAAGCATTCCTGTAAATCCCCAGATATATCCCCAAACAGAAAGACTTATCAGAATAGCCACAGGAGAAATACCAAGATTTTTACCTTCAATACGAGGCTCGAGAATATTTCCGAGAATCATATTTATGGCTGTCAGGAAAATCAGAATAAAAAGTGTTTTTCCCCAGTTTGGATAAAACTGAATCAAAGAGAAAAGGGTAGTTAAACCTACAGAAATGATTGAACCGAAAATCGGAATAAAGTTCATGATAAAGGCAAGGAATCCCCATACAATTGGGAAATCTAGTCCGAGAAGCCAGGTTGTAAGAAAACTGAGTACACCAGTTGAAAGTGAAATAAAGAACTTGATGGAAACGTATCTTACTGTCTGATTAACAATCTGATGAGAAATTCTTGAAACTTTCTCGCGGTTATCCTTAAATGCATAATAAATCTTACGCTTTGTAAGGCGCATTTCAATGAGAATAAACGCAGACATAATAGAAATTAAAAACAGTGTTTTGCTGAATGAAATTACACCTGAAGAAAGAGCTACAGCGGTTTTCTGTGCATATTCACGAACCTTTAATGAAGTCCAGAGATTCTGGATAAGGCTCTTTGAATTGTCTATTTCAAAATCAAGATTCTGAGCAATCAGCTGGAAAATAGACATGAATCGGCTTTCATATTTAGGATATTCAGCAACAATTCCGGAAAGGCTTCCAACTAAGATAGATGTGATTCCAAGTAAAGCAACGAAGAAAAGTATTACGATTGTTAAAGAAGAAACAACCCATGGGATTCCGGTTTTTAGGTTGACTTTCTTTATGATTGGAAGAAGAACCAATGAAAGTATAAAAGAAAGTACAACCGGAATTATAACGGAGGATATGGTTTTCAAAAGAAAACCAGCCAGCACAACTGAAAGAAATAGAATCAGATAGAAGATCATTTTTGTGTAGCCAGGATTATTCTGATCGTCCATTGTATCCTCCGTATATTTTTTTATTTCTTTGGTAAAATCTTATCAAATCCACAGTAAGGAACAAGTACTGGTGGAATTGTAACAGAACCGTCTGCATTCTGATAGTTTTCAAGAATTGCGAGCATTGCGCGTCCTACGGCAATTGCAGTTCCGTTCAATGTGTGAACATACTTGTTCTTTCCATCGTCGTCCTTGTATTTGATGTTGAGGCGGCGAGCCTGGTAGTCTGTACAGTTGGAAGTAGAAGTTACTTCACCGTATTCACCACCGTTACGGCCAGGCATCCATGCTTCCAGGTCCCACTTGCGGTAAGCTGGAGCACCGAGGTCTCCGGTACAAGTATCTACAACATGGAATGGAAGTCCGAGACCTTCGAAGATTTCCTCTTCAATCTGGCGGAGCTTTTCGTGAATCTCCTCAGACTGTTCCGGAGTAGCGTAGGCAAACATTTCTACCTTATCAAACTGGTGAACGCGGTAGAGTCCCTTAGAGAACTGACCTGCAGCACCTGCTTCGCGGCGGAAACAGTGTGAAAGACCGCCGTAGAAACGAGGAAGGCTTGCCTTGTCAAGAATCTCATCCTGGTGATATCCACCAAGTGTGATTTCTGCAGTTGCAACCAGACAGGTTCCTTCTTCTTCGATTGAGTAAACGTTAGATTCGTTTCCGCGTGGGTTGAATCCGATTCCCTTAAGAACTTCTTCCTTAGCAACATCAGGTGTAATGAACATCTGGAAGTTGTGCTTGCGGAGAGTGTTGAGGGCGTACATAATAAGAGCCTGCTCAAGGAATACAGCTTCATTCTTAAGATAGTAGAACTTTGGACCTGATACTTTTGTTCCGCGGTCAAAGTCGATGATATCGAGTGATTCACCAAGCTGAACATGATCTTTTGGTTCAAAGTCAAACTTGCGTGGAGTTCCAACTTTCTTTACTTCAAGGTTTTCTGTATCGAGCTTTCCAACCGGTGCATCAGGGTGTACCATATTTGGAATCTGGCGGGCAGCTTCTTCAAGGGCTGCTTCAGTTTCTTTTGTTTCTGCTTCTACAGAAGTGATTTCGTCTTTAATTGCCTTTCCTGCAGCAATAAGTTCATTGCGCTTTTCAGGATCTAGTTTCTGCTTCATAGCCTGAGCGTTTTCGTTACGCTTCTGCTGAAGGCCCTGGAGTTTTGTTACAAGGGCAGTGCGCTTGTCAAAAAGTTCTACAACCTTGTCTGCATCAGCTGTCATATTGCGGTTTACGATATTCTGTTTTACCGCATCAAGATTATCTTTAATAAATTTGTAGTCCAACATATATTTAGTCCTCTTTTATTTAGTTAGCAAGTTCGTATTTTACAGTTACATTAGATGTAATTGTGATGTTTCCTTCAACGATTGGTGTAGGAACTCCAGAATCACTGTCCATAGAAACTGCCTTAAACATCATTTCGTTTCCTCTTCCAGCGCTTGTGTAATCCTCGCGGATTTCAAGAACTCCGTTTACCTTACAACCGCTTGCACCTGCGAGAAGGGAAGCTGCATCCTGTGCATTCTTAATTGCAAGAGTACGTGCTTCGCGAAGTGCAGTTGCCTTGTCAGATACAAGATACTCAAAAGAAGTAATTCCGTTTGCACCTGTATTGTTTTTTACGGCTGCATCAATTACCTTTCCTGTAAGGTCAATGTTTCTGATAACTACAGCGATAGTGTTTCTAACTGTGTATTCACCGGCATAGTTATGAGAATTATCCTGAGTAATTGAATAATCGAATGTGGAAATATCTGATTCAGGAATACCAGCTTCTTTGATTGCAGCAATAGTATTCGCTGTATTTATTGCATTTCTTTCTGCTACCTGTGGACAGTTCCAGCCTGTAGTTCTTACAATAAACTTCATAGATACCATATCAGGCTTTACGGAAACGCTGCCTGAACCCGAGACTGTTATTGAGCGGACAGGAGCGTCTTCCTTTGCAGGACGGCCAAGCATACAGGATGAAAATAAGGCAGCGCCCAATCCAATAATAAGAATAGATTTAATCATTTTTTTCATAGAATCTATCTAACCTCCATATAGAATCTTTTTAAATATATAATACGCTTATTTGCACTGTCCCAGTATTTACTTGCAGGATAGTTCTTTGTAAGCGATGTATATGCTTCAATTGAGCCTTTTATATCACGTATATTTGATTTTGCTTCGAGAATCTGTCCTTTAAGATAAAGAGCTTCATCACGGTTATCTGTTGAATACTCAAAGAACTGATTAAGTTTATTGAGTGCGGCTGCATATTCTTTTTCATTATACAGAAGTTGAGCTTCTTTTAAAAGCGTTGTTGAATCTGAAGCCTGAGCTGCTGGAATTGGCTCACTAGTCTGATATTCCTGAGGTGCAGGTTGTTCTTCTTTAACAACAGTTTTCTGTTCTACTGGTTTAGTCTCTTTTGGTTTAGAAGCAGCTACAGGAGTTGGAACAGGTGCTGGAGTTTCAGATGTAGTTTCTTCTTTTTCTGAAGCTTCATCCTCTTCAGCCGGTTTTACTGGAATTTCTTTTTTCTGAACAGGAAGTTTATATTCAGGTGCTTCGATATGAGTTTTATTTGAACCATTTTCTGCAAGAATTACAATTTCAAGATAATCATCAAGATATTTTCCTGTAAGAGGATCGTTTCTATAGAAATGAACGATTTTTGTTCCTGCAGTGCGTGCCTGAAGAGTAAACTTTGTATCCTTTGTTCCAAGCTTGCGTCCAAAGTATGCAATATCTTTTGAGTTATCTGTAAGACCCATGTAAATCCAGCCGGTACCAGGGTAGGTAACATCAAGATATTCAAACTTCTTGAGAGTCACAGAGCGTGATGGAACTATTGTTTTTTGAGTATCGCTGTAATCTTCATCAGAATCAGAGTCTTCATCTGTAATGTCAATTCCACCACCGATGACTGTAATTTCATCATCATCTGAAGAAGAGTCAATAACTACATCCGGAGTTTCAGTACTTGTGTCTTCTGATACCTGACCTTCTGAGTTATTTTCACTTTCTGTGGTTTCTGTTGTATCTGCCGCATCTTCAGCTTCATCTGCTTTATTCTCTTCATCAGAAGAACTTTCTTCTATCTCTGAGATTACAGGTGGTTCTTCTGTTTCAACTTCTTCTGAAGCAGGTTCTGTATCCTCTGCAGAAAGCTCTGTGTCTTCTACCGGTTCAAGAGTAATAATTTCAGGTTCTTCTATAACCTCAAGTTCTGGAAAACTGTCTGAGCTTAAAACTTCATCTGAGGCAGTATTTTCTGAATCATCTGAGGTAGCCTCAGTTTCTTCGGCATCAGCTTTTACTGTATCAGGTGCTTCTGTTTGAGATTCAGTTTCTGGAGCGGTTTTAGATGCACAGGAAGTAAAACATAGCGTAAAAGCACATGCGGATGCTATGAGTATTTTTTTCATGGTGCAGCTCCTGTTATTTCATTTATTAAATTATCATTAGCTTTTGAAAGCGAATCAATTTCTTTTTGTGTCGGAATAGTAAACCATTGTTCAGTTTCTTCCTCCGACCATTTATCTTTTGTTGTTCGGGAAGCAGTATAATCTTTTGGACGTTCCGGTCCATCAGGAATTGCAAGTGGTTCTGTAAGTTCGAGGATAGAGCCTGGAACAACCTCCGGTTCCTTTTTCTTTCCTGCAAGAACTATTATAAGGATAATACATATAAGCAAAAGTGCTGTAAGACCCGCTATAATATATGAAAGCATTTTGTTTTCTTCATAAAACTCACGAATCTTTTCAAAAATTGAGGAAGCCTTTTCTTTTATGTTATCAAGAAGTCCCTGGAAATCCATAGCTTACCTATACACGCTTTGGAGGTCTTGGAGGAAGTACAACGCCTTCTTCATCCGGAACCTCTTCATCCTTAAAGTCATCCTGGTTATGGTCAACAATTGCTCCACGTTTAATATCTTCATCAAGACGGAGTGCAATAATCTTACTTACACCAGACTCTTCCATTGTAATACCAAGCATTGTAGAAGCACCCATTACAGTTTTCTTGTTATGAGTGATTACAATGTACTGGCTGACACTTGCAAAGCTTTCAAGCGCAGTTACAAAAGAAGAAACGTTCTTGTCATCTAGGGCGGCATCAATCTCGTCGAGAAGACAGAATGGACTAGGGCGAACCTGATATGTTGCAAAGAGGAGGGCAACCGCAGTCATTGTCTTTTCTCCACCGGAAAGCAGTGCAATGTTTTCAAGCTTCTTTCCAGGCGGCTGTGCGTAAATATCAATACCTGAAGACAGGATGTTTGCAGGATCTGCAAGTTTAAGTTCAGCACGTCCTCCGTTGAAAAGGCGGCGGAACATATTATGGAAGTTCTTCTTAATCTGATTGTATGTTTCAAGGAACATTTCTGCAGATTTAGATTTGATTTCTTCACTTACACGTACGAGGTTTTCAAGAGACTTCTGAGTATCCTCGTAGTTTGTGCGCTGGCGTTCGTAGCGTTCCTTTACTTCATTGAACTCTTCCGGAGCCATAAGGTTTACGCTTCCAAGTGCAGCAAAATCTTTTTTTGCTTCTGAAAGCTTTTCGCGGAGTTCTGTAGCAGGAGTTGTAATCTTGTACATACGCTCTTCAAATTCCATAAGATCGCGTGAATACTGATCCTGAAAGTTCTGCTTAACGTTTCTGATGTCGTTATCTGCTGAGTTCAAAGAAAGCGACAGTCTTTCAAACTGCTCCTGATATTTATTCTGTTCTTCGCGTTTCTTATCCAGAGTATCACTCTTTCCAGAAACGCTCTTGTTTGCTTTTGCGATTTCTTCGTCGAGCTTGTTCATTTCGTCGGCAAGCTGTTTACCGCGGTATTCAATTTCTGCAAGTTCATCCTGATACTGGTTGATCTGCTCGTTGAGTTCTTCAGCACGCTTTGTTTCTACATAAAGCTCGTCCTGAGTTTCGCGGAGTGTTGTCTGTTCTCCAGTAAGCTGACGGTTAAGTGTGTTTATCTGATTCTGGCTTGCAGTAATCTGTTCCTGCATCTGGATTTCATTAAGCTTGAGTTTCTGAAGTGTATCACGGTATTCATTGATTTTGGTTGTGAGTTCGCTGTTCTTTGAGTGAAGCTCTTTAATCTGATTATTTATATCATCAACCTTATCGCGGTTCTGATTGATTTTATCATCAATTCCGCGCTTTTTAGTCATGATACCTTCTGGAGAAAGGAATTCTGTAATAAAGGCTGGAGAAGCATCCTGATATTTTTTGAGGGAAGCTTCAACTTCTGCCATCTGACGGCCGGCTTCTTCAAATGCTTCAACAGCTTCACTTGCAGTCTTACCAGCTTCTTCTGCATTGAGTTTTCTTGCGGCATAATCAGAGAAAATGTTTTT
The Treponema bryantii DNA segment above includes these coding regions:
- a CDS encoding chromosome segregation SMC family protein; its protein translation is MFLKSLDIHGFKSFADKTHIDFAEGITALLGPNGCGKSNVVDAIKWVLAERNSKNLRAEKMEDVIFNGTERRPALNTAEVTLTIANDKGLLPLDEEEIAITRRLYRSGDQEYFINKRPAGPTEIRRLFMDTGVGKAAYSVMEQGKIDQILSSKPEDRRYLFEEAAGISRSKAEVAEAERELERTRQNMTQIEIAMGEIKRQYDTLKVQSEKTIKYRKFKEDIYLYELDLTLLRLKNFVTDKARHEEELKKVQEKRDKVRQEIEEINNTISENMDKVKAMQEDLYNKQAKLLAIGQEKNGKLELIKQQNQQALLMKEKLNSLEGRCSAIQERIDTVQEEIDENNAILHEKNKQLNDIKTNIESFQKNIETSSSQITDNDRKADSLRTQIGQLEEERAGLQKELAAITEDIVSMLDAKLKDAGFSEGALRIAKEELEQNFAKLKIFLDGRKNIFSDYAARKLNAEEAGKTASEAVEAFEEAGRQMAEVEASLKKYQDASPAFITEFLSPEGIMTKKRGIDDKINQNRDKVDDINNQIKELHSKNSELTTKINEYRDTLQKLKLNEIQMQEQITASQNQINTLNRQLTGEQTTLRETQDELYVETKRAEELNEQINQYQDELAEIEYRGKQLADEMNKLDEEIAKANKSVSGKSDTLDKKREEQNKYQEQFERLSLSLNSADNDIRNVKQNFQDQYSRDLMEFEERMYKITTPATELREKLSEAKKDFAALGSVNLMAPEEFNEVKERYERQRTNYEDTQKSLENLVRVSEEIKSKSAEMFLETYNQIKKNFHNMFRRLFNGGRAELKLADPANILSSGIDIYAQPPGKKLENIALLSGGEKTMTAVALLFATYQVRPSPFCLLDEIDAALDDKNVSSFVTALESFASVSQYIVITHNKKTVMGASTMLGITMEESGVSKIIALRLDEDIKRGAIVDHNQDDFKDEEVPDEEGVVLPPRPPKRV